In Elephas maximus indicus isolate mEleMax1 chromosome 15, mEleMax1 primary haplotype, whole genome shotgun sequence, the following are encoded in one genomic region:
- the LOC126058896 gene encoding ly-6/neurotoxin-like protein 1 has translation MAPLLSLFLVALVGLPLAQALDCHVCAYNGENCFNPMRCPAMVSYCMTTRTYYTPYRMKVSKSCVPRCFETVYDGYSKHASTTVCCQYDLCNGAGLAAPAALALAPALLVTLWGLL, from the exons ATGGCGCCCCTGCTCAGCCTGTTCCTGGTGGCCCTGGTGGGCCTACCTCTGG CCCAGGCTCTGGACTGCCACGTCTGTGCCTACAACGGAGAGAACTGCTTCAACCCCATGCGCTGCCCAGCAATGGTCTCCTACTGCATGACCACACGCACCT ACTACACCCCGTACAGGATGAAGGTGAGCAAGTCCTGTGTCCCCCGCTGTTTTGAGACCGTCTACGACGGCTACTCCAAGCACGCCTCCACCACCGTCTGCTGTCAGTATGACCTCTGCAACGGTGCTGGCCTCGCAGCCCCCGCCGCCCTGGCTCTGGCCCCGGCACTCCTGGTCACCCTCTGGGGTCTGCTCTAA